In a single window of the Tetrapisispora phaffii CBS 4417 chromosome 11, complete genome genome:
- the TPHA0K02160 gene encoding MFS transporter (similar to Saccharomyces cerevisiae TPO1 (YLL028W); ancestral locus Anc_4.30), whose translation MTSGTSPVDEGKATGQKPKFRKFNFNNDNEDTGNDPLNNSGIESEGVSIAPTASPAQYLGYCYDIERNGSSTLNDSTYDGYHKLEKINTLTSHSGTDIKNNRRMSRIQTGTQDVVEDFTKVQYENVLPMGGGRPFPPVLPNIDDFEVTFDGPFDPLHPFNWKMRKKVMICCILCLDSLSVSMASSIFASSIPDIDEIYGVIDVVAILGVTLFVLGFAFSPIIFAPLSELFGRQKVILISSFGNALFQYAVATAANLQTILICRFFAGLIGAAPIAVVPAVFADIFDTNIRGKAIALFSLGVFIGPILGPIIGSYIVQHTTWRWTEYVISFLSTFVTLLILLFLEETHHPIILVNKAKKLRKETNNWGIHASHENVELTIDEIITNMITRPLVMLVKEPVLLVVSIYNSFVYGILYLLLEAYPIVFIQGYGFTKNGELPYLALIIGMILCTAFIWYSDIDYLKRVEQNQGHVVPEARLFPMIVAGILFPIGLLWFTWTGNYYTSIHWIVPTIAGSFIGFGLIGIFLPCLNYIIESYLYLTASAVAANTFLRSAFGASFPLFAGYMFKGMGVNFAGLLLGLVAIVLIPVPLFLLRYGKAIRERSAFAYAG comes from the coding sequence ATGACTTCAGGAACTTCACCGGTAGATGAAGGAAAAGCTACTGGTCAAAAACCAAAGTTTCgtaaattcaattttaataatgataatgaagataCTGGAAATGATCCATTGAATAACAGTGGTATTGAGAGTGAAGGAGTGAGTATTGCTCCAACTGCATCACCTGCTCAATATCTAGGCTATTGCTATGATATTGAGCGGAATGGTTCATCGACACTAAATGACAGTACTTATGATGGATATcataaattagaaaaaataaatactcTGACATCACATTCAGGTACTGATATAAAGAATAATCGACGTATGTCTCGTATTCAGACTGGCACGCAAGATGTAGTTGAAGATTTTACTAAAGTCCAATACGAAAACGTACTTCCGATGGGTGGAGGGAGGCCATTTCCACCAGTTTTACCAAATATTGACGACTTCGAAGTAACTTTTGATGGACCTTTCGATCCTTTACACCCATTCAACTGGAAAATGAGAAAAAAAGTAATGATTTGTTGTATCCTGTGCTTAGACAGTCTATCTGTCTCTATGGCCTCATCTATATTTGCTTCATCAATCCctgatattgatgaaatatATGGTGTCATAGATGTAGTGGCGATATTAGGTGTTACTTTATTTGTCTTAGGTTTTGCATTCTCACCAATTATTTTTGCTCCCCTATCTGAACTTTTTGGAAGACAGAAGGTTATCTTGATATCCTCATTTGGAAACGCATTATTTCAATATGCAGTTGCCACTGCAGCAAACCTACAAACAATACTTATTTGTAGGTTTTTTGCCGGACTTATTGGTGCAGCACCAATTGCAGTTGTTCCTGCTGTTTTTGctgatatttttgatacCAATATTAGAGGTAAAGCCATagcattattttcattaggTGTCTTCATTGGACCAATCTTAGGCCCCATTATTGGCTCATATATAGTTCAGCATACTACTTGGAGGTGGACGGAATATGTTATTTCATTTCTGTCAACCTTCGTTACTCTTCTGATTTTATTGTTCCTAGAAGAAACTCATCACCCAATTATTTTAGTCAACAAGGCCAAAAAGTTAAGGAAAGAAACTAACAACTGGGGGATTCATGCATCTCATGAAAATGTTGAACTAACAATTGATGAGATAATTACAAATATGATAACGCGACCACTTGTGATGCTTGTGAAAGAACCTGTCCTTCTGGTTGTTTCTATATACAATTCATTTGTTTACggaatattatatttgttaCTAGAAGCTTACCCTATAGTTTTTATCCAAGGTTATGGCTTTACGAAAAATGGAGAATTACCATATCTTGCACTAATAATTGGAATGATTCTATGTACGGCGTTCATCTGGTACTCTGACATTGATTACTTAAAACGTGTTGAACAGAACCAAGGTCATGTTGTTCCGGAAGCAAGATTATTTCCAATGATCGTAGCAGGAATACTGTTTCCTATTGGGTTATTATGGTTTACTTGGACGGGAAATTATTATACAAGCATCCATTGGATAGTCCCCACAATTGCCGGCTCATTCATTGGATTCGGATTGATAGGAATTTTCTTACCCTGTCTCAACTATATCATAGAGAGCTATCTATACCTGACAGCAAGTGCAGTGGCAGCAAACACTTTCTTAAGATCAGCTTTTGGCGCATCCTTCCCTCTATTTGCTGGATACATGTTCAAAGGAATGGGCGTCAATTTCGCAGGGCTCCTATTAGGCCTGGTAGCCATTGTGTTAATACCAGTTCCGCTTTTCCTGCTCAGGTATGGAAAGGCAATACGAGAAAGATCAGCGTTTGCATATGCAGGATGA
- the TPHA0K02170 gene encoding uncharacterized protein (similar to Saccharomyces cerevisiae YLL029W; ancestral locus Anc_4.29) has product MQVLGRSNVSKVLKQTSSWTNNTYLVTSCMTRLNLSNKLGFHFFTTSRYFNTSSRTLAMKSAVTIEKLQMLRSLMAVYNIQCYVIPTEEEHQSEYVSKSDERISLISGFTGSAGVVCIINENSTNNIETNVDRSTINWKAILSTDGRYFNQALKEQEDNWQLHKQDIDKSSWQQLCIRETLNLSKPTNNSNLRIGLDPKLLSYDDMVKFTDEIQKLISATETQKITLVAVATNLVDIVWNKLGGKPSRMSKPIYKLDDKYTAKNFESKKV; this is encoded by the coding sequence ATGCAGGTCTTAGGAAGATCTAATGTATCAAAAGTGCTAAAACAGACTTCATCGTGGACTAATAATACTTATTTAGTAACATCATGCATGACTAGGTTGAATCtatctaataaattaggttttcatttttttacGACAAGTCGTTATTTTAATACATCTAGCAGAACTCTAGCAATGAAGTCGGCAGTAACAATTGAGAAATTACAAATGCTTCGAAGTTTAATGGCCGtctataatattcaatgcTATGTTATACCAACTGAAGAGGAACACCAATCGGAGTATGTATCAAAATCTGATGAAAGAATATCTTTGATATCTGGCTTTACTGGTTCAGCTGGTGTCGtatgtattattaatgaaaattctaCCAATAACATAGAAACTAATGTCGATAGAAGTACAATTAACTGGAAAGCTATTTTATCCACAGATGGTAGATATTTTAATCAGGCTTTAAAGGAACAAGAAGATAACTGGCAATTACATAAGCAAGATATTGACAAAAGTTCTTGGCAACAATTGTGCATTAGGGAAACactaaatttatcaaagcCAACCAACAACTCAAACCTGAGAATTGGTCTTGATCCCAAGTTGCTATCATATGATGATATGGTTAAATTTACAGATGAGATACAGAAGTTGATCTCAGCAACAGAAACACAGAAGATCACCTTGGTGGCTGTAGCAACTAATTTAGTCGATATCGTTTGGAATAAATTAGGTGGGAAACCATCAAGGATGAGTAAACCGATTTATAAATTAGATGACAAGTACACTgctaaaaattttgaatccAAAAAGGTATGa
- the TPHA0K02180 gene encoding GPI ethanolamine phosphate transferase 3 (similar to Saccharomyces cerevisiae GPI13 (YLL031C); ancestral locus Anc_4.28), producing MSRENSRIEEQHIKRSILNYSSEEKRFYRASIRKFRKSHVLYVILLSSIALLQVISIAFFTKGFSFCRSPIRHTAQYSPEYSEVKKFDKAVVLLVDALRFDFVVPINELDPIYNENYHNNIDIISELLNQNDNSTKNESKKDRVQKSSSLLFKFLAEPPTTTFHRLKGITTGLLPSFLDGIMKLNDRVVEDDSIIKQLFLRNKTIYFSGDDTWSRMFEPYLSPKSVPLESYNIWDLNTVDDGVFKFFNEHLTSKNTSNREWDILIGHIVGIDHAATKYGPNHITVKQKQIQINEFIKQIVKSLDDQTLLIVMGDHGMDITGNHGGKSSGELESSLFLYSKKSSVWKQEHSLHENNNDFYKKINQIDIVPTFSLLFGIPIPYNNLGWPINEISLSDEENNIHMKLALEQIRKYQLDSDIIQDKKDNNTLNTLYEQAKLDINKTHAFYEAVLSAFKSNWKSFDYLSIGTGIFLLLVSVTLLIIITKLIPSIVVNQMVTEFVQNILICTLITNICICIIFFYFGYFGFIKNIFWCISLATAIGIIIGCFRAILHRYNIKWVLAKFFSDFSDYWSMVGVIFLFIHAGLFMSNSLTIWEDRVVHHLIITFGFLALYEFIFIPNRQSTTALATAVISEQQGTLSGVSPSLANSFSLPMTRFARLLGTYHSIVLLLCTRSVSTITSCREGQLDYCVPTFTTEINYSWGCTAVFIVVLILLPMSIKGYYNLLSSYQAAAPIWIDYLLKLFLYFDIIYWVAIVIETKYDVTFINFTLINVTIARIIICFTFVVCNLAWMVGPLCIKLNVENADMRSQQTTIIGYSNIYGAPYFLLVINAFMSILFFNKPLAQISLALMCNQILSIMEIIDLLNIKENIIGPIVLSLLSYQQFFNTGHQFTLSSIQWDTGFILSDTVNFPFTEISIMINTFGPFIIVALSIVLLTLWSQPPDILKPQTLLGRLVANCGILVTYNAVLCLSSFIWLTYFLQHPMVWNIFYPRFIYASIILLITQFVVIFATIGFASGKLIGHINNIFWK from the coding sequence ATGTCTAGAGAGAATTCTCGAATAGAAGAGCAGCATATAAAAAGATCAATTCTTAATTACTCTAGTGAAGAGAAGAGATTTTATCGAGCTAGCATAAGAAAGTTTCGAAAATCTCATGTGCTATATGTCATACTTTTAAGTTCGATAGCTTTATTGCAAGTTATATCAATTGCATTTTTTACTAAGggtttttctttttgtagATCGCCCATTCGTCATACTGCCCAATATTCACCTGAATACTCAGAggttaaaaaatttgacAAAGCTGTTGTATTACTAGTTGATGCATTACGATTTGATTTTGTTGTGCCaatcaatgaattagaTCCCATCTATAATGAAAACTACcataataatatagatattATCTCTGAATTATTGAATCAGAATGATAATTCAACCAAAAACGAATCAAAAAAGGATAGAGTACAAAAATCCTCGTCATtactttttaaattcttaGCAGAACCACCGACAACCACCTTCCACAGATTGAAAGGTATAACTACGGGTTTATTACCATCCTTTTTAGATGGTATCATGAAATTAAACGATAGAGTTGTGGAGGATGATAGcattattaaacaattatttttaaggAACAAAACGATATATTTTTCGGGAGATGATACATGGAGCAGAATGTTTGAACCTTATCTATCACCAAAAAGTGTTCCTCTAGAATCTTATAATATTTGGGATTTAAATACGGTTGACGATGGggtatttaaatttttcaatgaacATTTAACAAGTAAAAATACAAGTAATAGAGAATGGGATATATTGATAGGCCATATCGTAGGTATAGACCATGCTGCTACTAAATATGGACCTAACCATATAACTGTAAAACAGAAGCAGATACAAATAAACGAgtttattaaacaaatcGTTAAATCTTTAGACGATCAGACTTTGCTAATTGTCATGGGTGATCATGGCATGGATATTACAGGGAATCATGGTGGAAAATCTAGTGGTGAACTAGAAagttctttatttttatactCAAAAAAATCTAGTGTCTGGAAACAGGAACATTCTTTGCATGAAAATAACAATGATTTCTACAAGAAGATAAATCAAATTGATATAGTACCAACATTTTCACTTTTGTTTGGCATACCTATAccatataataatttaggGTGGccaataaatgaaatttcattaagtgacgaagaaaataatattcatatGAAACTAGCGTTGGAACAAATTAGGAAATACCAACTAGATTCAGATATCATCCAAGATAAAAAGGATAATAATACACTCAATACTTTATATGAACAAGCTAAACtagatattaataaaactCATGCTTTTTACGAAGCGGTTTTATCAGCGTTCAAGAGTAATTGGAAGTCATTTGATTATTTGAGCATCGGAACTGGTATATTCCTATTGCTTGTTTCTGTCACATTACTAATTATAATTACCAAGCTAATACCATCCATTGTAGTAAACCAAATGGTTACAGAATttgttcaaaatatattaatatgtACACTTATCACAAATATTTGCATAtgtataatatttttctattttggTTATTTTGGATtcataaaaaatatattctgGTGTATATCACTAGCTACCGCAATTGGTATCATAATTGGTTGTTTTAGAGCGATATTACATCGttacaatattaaatgGGTTTTGGCTAAATTTTTTAGTGACTTTTCTGACTATTGGTCAATGGTGGGAGTtattttcttatttattCATGCAGGATTATTTATGTCAAATTCGTTAACAATTTGGGAAGATAGAGTCGTACATCACCTAATTATTACATTTGGATTTTTAGCATTgtatgaatttatttttataccAAACAGACAATCAACAACGGCGCTCGCAACTGCTGTTATCAGTGAACAACAGGGTACTTTATCTGGGGTGAGTCCTTCACTAGccaattcattttcattaccGATGACTAGATTTGCAAGGTTGCTTGGTACTTATCATTCAATTGTACTTTTGCTATGTACAAGATCTGTTAGTACGATAACATCATGTAGAGAAGGTCAATTAGATTATTGTGTACCAACATTTACTACAGAAATTAATTATTCGTGGGGGTGTACTGCAGTTTTCATTGTCGTTTTGATTCTTTTGCCCATGTCAATAAAAGGATACTATAATCTATTATCGTCCTACCAAGCTGCTGCACCCATATGGATTGATTAtctattgaaattatttttatattttgatataatatattggGTTGCTATTGTAATAGAAACAAAGTATGATGTAacttttatcaattttacattaataaatgtCACTATTGCGAGAATAATCATATGCTTTACTTTCGTAGTATGCAATTTAGCATGGATGGTAGGTCCTTTATGCATAAAGTTAAATGTTGAAAATGCTGATATGAGGTCACAGCAGACCACCATTATTGGTTACTCCAATATTTATGGCGCGCCATACTTTTTGTTAGTAATTAATGCTTTTATGAGTATACTATTTTTCAACAAGCCGTTAGCTCAGATTTCTTTAGCTTTAATGTGCAATCAAATATTGTCTATTATGgaaataattgatttattaaatataaaagaaaatattattggtCCTATTGTTTTGAGTTTATTATCAtatcaacaattttttaacaCAGGGCATCAATTTACTCTTTCATCAATTCAATGGGATACCGGGTTCATTTTATCTGATACTGTGAACTTTCCATTTACAGAAATTTCCATTATGATAAATACATTCGGACCATTTATAATAGTCGcattatcaattgttttattaacGTTATGGAGTCAACCACCAGATATACTAAAACCACAAACTTTATTAGGGAGATTAGTTGCCAATTGTGGTATTTTAGTGACATATAATGCTGTCTTATGCTTGAGTTCCTTTATTTGGTTGACATATTTCCTACAGCACCCTATGGTatggaatattttttatccTAGATTCATATATGCAAgcattatattattaataaccCAATTTGTTGTAATCTTTGCTACAATAGGATTTGCGAGTGGTAAATTAATTGGgcatattaataatatcttttggAAGTAG
- the SNF6 gene encoding Snf6p (similar to Saccharomyces cerevisiae SNF6 (YHL025W); ancestral locus Anc_4.27), whose product MAIIKKRRTQQSRRQQQQLQEAKQKFLNQRLNSEPSVNVKHDFSDTISYRDYLLSNFKSSSSLLHILLSYRNKNILPVDLNFDKSLINDSNLALVKKEVESLAKQLEKFEKKNELLEKDNHTDSMDVAKDVTQQDSPEKEIELSSKEGNDAEATSTNIESPKIEANEEKEMRQSSSAAADASTRERGNESVSLDETSQTVNTDEMDVDKVATETNIETHTAQSITETGIAKDTTPSENNTESPSESVQKVDIGKSPGPSNDGNNQSEVPNTEHMISGSENNNASKDLSEVTKENSENTDSTQSNDPEDYHLDNKEIVDNSYEEKKEVKTNIIDESKDTQSSNSRVTGTSVDNIETFVVDSIKQLNKIKIYNTRNEYDENNKLIDNILESYANFKNTNYQINRVKFYTKDECSSLKSSDIAEAPSDYWDNLYKRKKDEQIQKNLEIEKQKQLELQLKREEEVRRKREQESQSLMNSQQFPRQEGPLVTPPIGRLVPDKMHSPQIVGNISSIGPSLQNYTQSHVPLQLPIQSQGQGEIQSTQQLSEVQSIPQDVSVTNPGALGVLDAAKKSELQNIEQVGELDVTNNQQSQQNDNIDGTFDGFDSEPFNTGFDDDFADLDQAFF is encoded by the coding sequence atggCTATCATTAAGAAAAGACGTACGCAACAGTCGAGAAGACAACAGCAACAGTTACAAGAGGCTAAGCAGAAGTTTTTGAATCAGAGGTTGAACTCTGAACCTTCCGTCAATGTCAAGCATGATTTCAGTGACACTATCTCATATAGGGACTACCTGTTAAGTAATTTTAAGAGTTCTTCATCGTTACTGcatattttattgtcatacagaaataaaaatatactgCCAGTCGATTTGAATTTCGATAAGAGTTTGATTAATGACAGTAACTTGGCCTTGGTCAAGAAAGAAGTAGAAAGTCTAGCAAAGCAACTAGAGAAATTTGAGAAAAAAAACGAACTTCTCGAGAAAGATAACCATACTGATTCCATGGATGTGGCTAAAGACGTTACGCAACAAGATTCCCCGGAGAAGgaaattgaattatcatCAAAAGAAGGGAATGATGCGGAGGCAACTTCTACAAATATCGAGAGTCCGAAAATAGAAGCTAATGAAGAGAAAGAGATGAGACAGAGTTCCTCAGCTGCTGCAGATGCATCCACTAGAGAAAGGGGAAATGAATCAGTATCATTGGACGAAACTAGCCAAACAGTAAATACAGACGAGATGGATGTAGACAAAGTGGCCACAGAGACAAATATAGAGACTCATACAGCTCAGAGTATTACGGAGACGGGCATAGCAAAGGATACAACACCAAGTGAAAATAATACGGAGAGCCCTTCAGAAAGTGTACAAAAAGTGGACATTGGCAAAAGTCCAGGACCTTCGAATGATGGAAACAATCAATCAGAAGTTCCAAATACAGAACACATGATTTCCGGATccgaaaataataatgcatCAAAAGATTTATCAGAAGTAACTAAAGAAAACAGTGAAAATACAGACTCTACGCAAAGTAATGACCCAGAAGATTATCACttagataataaagaaatagTTGACAACTCTTACGAGGAAAAAAAGGAAGTGAAGACTAATATCATAGATGAATCGAAAGATACCCAATCAAGTAACTCAAGGGTCACTGGAACCTCagttgataatattgaGACGTTCGTAGTAGATAGCATTAAACAACTgaacaaaatcaaaatatataacaCTAGGAATGAGTATGATGAAAACAACAAACTtatagataatatattggAGTCTTACgctaatttcaaaaatacaaaCTATCAAATTAACAGAGTGAAGTTTTACACAAAAGATGAATGCAGCTCATTAAAATCTTCCGATATCGCAGAGGCTCCATCTGATTATTGggataatttatataaaagaaagaagGATGAACAAATACAAAAGAACTTGGAAATCGAGAAACAGAAACAATTAGAATTGCAATTGAAACGTGAAGAAGAAGTAAGACGGAAGAGGGAACAAGAATCGCAATCTTTAATGAATTCTCAACAATTCCCAAGACAAGAAGGCCCACTAGTTACACCTCCTATTGGTAGACTTGTACCTGATAAAATGCATTCGCCTCAAATAGTCGGAAATATTAGCTCTATAGGACCATCACTGCAGAACTATACACAATCGCATGTACCTTTACAGCTACCAATCCAATCTCAAGGTCAAGGCGAAATACAAAGTACTCAACAATTATCTGAGGTACAGTCTATACCACAAGATGTTTCTGTAACTAACCCTGGTGCTCTTGGTGTTTTAGATGCTGCTAAAAAGAGtgaattacaaaatatagAACAAGTAGGTGAACTTGATGTTACAAATAATCAACAGTCGCAGCAAAATGACAACATCGACGGTACGTTTGATGGTTTTGATAGTGAACCGTTCAATACTGGttttgatgatgatttcGCAGATTTAGATCAGGCATTTTTTTAA
- the TPHA0K02210 gene encoding DUF2456 domain-containing protein (similar to Saccharomyces cerevisiae YHL026C; ancestral locus Anc_4.24) produces MGLKNHLFTFYYVVLLQGVISGIISGGVEFAIAYGMYQKSKNLVTLWAFPNTFSGDCALTLFIQVGVTWVTQELIVGWDCYRTNNEIIKLPDFLLAEKPRNWFAFLYFEVNRGLIYKDYEEKPTLKMYLRKNFAPYIKSRGNFVNFCAWIVNRAIRGLIFGVALFLIVWPVTMGIMAGIGHRIYGHDYYFNNYPTPQIAKLIYGFVIGLITSPVCSMVVILRNYFYIDNIENSSNFKGYIATVNLGEETLGGERDLEKHSSSSETPALLDDEPSVPVVA; encoded by the coding sequence ATGGGGctaaaaaatcatttgtTCACTTTCTACTATGTTGTGCTATTACAAGGTGTCATCTCTGGTATAATCAGTGGTGGCGTGGAATTTGCAATTGCGTATGGTATGTACCAGAAATCAAAGAATTTGGTCACTTTATGGGCTTTTCCAAATACTTTTTCTGGTGACTGTGCCTTGactttatttattcaaGTAGGTGTCACTTGGGTAACACAAGAGCTTATTGTGGGCTGGGATTGCTACAGGACAAATAACGAAATTATAAAGTTGCCTGACTTTTTATTGGCGGAAAAACCAAGAAATTGGTTTGCATTCTTGTATTTTGAAGTTAACAGAGGTTTAATTTACAAAGATTATGAAGAAAAACCAACTTTGAAAATGTATCTAAGGAAAAATTTTGCTCCTTACATTAAAAGTAGAGGAAATTTCGTCAATTTTTGTGCATGGATAGTCAATAGAGCCATCAGAGGTTTAATATTTGGTGTtgctttatttttaattgtcTGGCCAGTCACAATGGGAATCATGGCTGGCATTGGTCATAGAATTTATGGACATGATTATTACTTTAATAATTACCCCACTCCTCAGATCGCAAAGTTAATCTATGGGTTTGTCATCGGTTTAATAACTTCTCCAGTGTGCAGTATGGTGGTcattttaagaaattatttttacattGATAATATCGAGAATTCCAGTAATTTCAAAGGATACATTGCCACGGTGAATTTGGGAGAAGAGACACTGGGTGGAGAAAGAGATTTAGAAAAACACTCCTCCAGTTCAGAAACTCCAGCATTGCTTGACGACGAACCATCTGTCCCTGTGGTAGCATAA